One part of the Thermoanaerobacterium sp. CMT5567-10 genome encodes these proteins:
- the epsC gene encoding serine O-acetyltransferase EpsC, which produces MFKTLKEDIKVVFERDPAAKSVLEVVLCYPGFHAIIMHRIAHYLYNRKLLLLSRLISQFSRFFTGIEIHPGAKIGKGFFIDHGMGVVIGETTEIGDNVTLYQGVTLGGTGKDKGKRHPTIGNNVVIGSGAKVLGPIKIGDNTKIGAGAVVLHDVPPNCTVVGVPGHCVKKDNIKVKSASRLNIDLEHGKLPDPIEDEIRSLRARIKRLESYMNNMEDDRDEDI; this is translated from the coding sequence ATGTTTAAAACATTGAAGGAGGATATAAAAGTAGTATTTGAAAGGGATCCGGCTGCCAAAAGCGTTTTAGAAGTGGTTTTATGCTATCCGGGATTTCATGCTATAATAATGCATAGAATTGCTCACTATCTATACAATAGGAAACTATTGTTATTATCAAGGCTTATATCGCAATTTAGCAGATTTTTCACTGGGATTGAAATACATCCTGGCGCAAAAATAGGCAAGGGATTTTTTATAGACCATGGCATGGGAGTAGTTATAGGAGAGACTACAGAAATAGGTGACAATGTAACACTGTATCAGGGTGTTACACTGGGAGGCACTGGAAAAGATAAAGGGAAAAGGCACCCTACAATAGGGAACAACGTTGTAATAGGAAGTGGTGCTAAAGTTTTAGGTCCTATCAAAATAGGCGATAATACAAAAATAGGAGCAGGTGCTGTTGTACTGCACGACGTTCCGCCTAATTGTACTGTTGTGGGTGTTCCGGGACATTGCGTGAAAAAAGACAATATAAAGGTGAAATCTGCTTCAAGATTAAATATTGACTTAGAACACGGTAAGTTACCTGATCCTATAGAGGACGAAATCAGAAGTTTGAGAGCTAGGATAAAGAGACTAGAATCTTATATGAATAACATGGAGGATGATAGAGATGAAGATATATAA
- the gltX gene encoding glutamate--tRNA ligase: MEKRVRFAPSPTGAIHIGNIRTALFNYLFSRSEGAKLILRIEDTDLTRSSKDFEKLIFKELNWLGIEWDEGPDKPGDCGPYRQSERLHIYRQYAEQLIKEGKAYRCYCTPEELDKDREESVKRGDIPRYSGRCRHLTKEQEEEYLRQGRKPSIRFIIPDDVTIAFDDMIKGRIEIKSDTLGGDMIIVKSDGMPTYNFAVVIDDTLMRISHVIRGEDHIYNTPKQLLIYEALGFKPPVFAHAPLILGPDRTKLSKRHGNTYIGQYRQMGYLPEAMFNFLSLLSWSPEDNVELMSKDEIIKKFNFNKIHSANPVFDIEKLNWMNQHYIQMSSLNRIVDLAIPYFKEAGYIKDVDDETYEWLKKVVSLFKDGLHYVAELKDKAKMFFDDDIEYDDNLKDDILCGNAMKVLNSFKEEFENMEDITEESVKSLLKMLQKKIGVKGKAFFMPIRFAVTGQDHGPELVMIISLLGKQKILYRIDKAMKLISQM; the protein is encoded by the coding sequence ATGGAAAAAAGAGTTAGATTTGCACCAAGTCCTACAGGTGCGATTCATATTGGTAATATTCGTACGGCTTTGTTTAATTATCTATTTTCAAGAAGCGAAGGTGCTAAGCTGATATTAAGGATAGAAGATACGGATTTGACTAGGTCGTCAAAAGATTTTGAAAAGCTCATCTTTAAAGAGCTAAATTGGCTAGGCATTGAGTGGGACGAAGGGCCTGATAAGCCTGGTGATTGTGGACCATACAGACAAAGCGAGAGGCTTCATATTTATAGACAATATGCAGAACAACTTATAAAAGAAGGTAAGGCGTACAGATGTTACTGTACACCTGAAGAACTGGATAAAGATAGGGAAGAGTCTGTTAAAAGAGGCGACATACCGAGGTATTCGGGAAGATGCAGACATTTGACTAAAGAACAGGAAGAGGAATACTTAAGACAAGGCAGAAAACCATCCATCAGGTTTATTATACCTGATGATGTTACAATAGCGTTTGATGATATGATAAAAGGAAGAATAGAGATTAAATCAGATACATTGGGCGGGGATATGATAATAGTTAAATCTGATGGCATGCCCACTTACAACTTTGCAGTGGTAATTGATGATACGCTTATGAGGATTTCCCATGTTATAAGAGGAGAAGACCACATTTACAATACACCGAAACAACTGCTTATATACGAAGCATTAGGCTTTAAACCTCCTGTATTTGCACATGCACCGCTTATTTTGGGGCCTGATAGAACTAAGCTCTCAAAGAGGCATGGCAATACTTACATTGGACAATATAGACAGATGGGTTATCTACCTGAGGCCATGTTTAACTTTTTATCGCTTTTAAGCTGGTCGCCTGAAGATAATGTCGAATTGATGTCAAAAGATGAAATAATAAAAAAGTTCAATTTCAATAAAATTCACAGTGCTAATCCTGTGTTTGATATTGAAAAATTAAACTGGATGAATCAACATTATATTCAAATGAGTTCTTTAAATAGAATAGTAGACCTAGCAATACCATACTTTAAAGAAGCAGGTTATATCAAAGATGTTGATGATGAGACTTATGAATGGCTAAAGAAGGTAGTGTCTCTTTTCAAAGACGGTCTTCATTATGTTGCAGAATTAAAAGACAAAGCGAAAATGTTTTTTGATGATGATATTGAATATGACGATAATCTAAAAGACGATATATTATGTGGCAATGCAATGAAAGTTTTGAATAGCTTCAAAGAAGAGTTCGAAAATATGGAGGATATAACTGAAGAGTCTGTTAAGTCATTGCTTAAGATGCTGCAGAAGAAGATAGGGGTTAAAGGTAAGGCATTTTTCATGCCTATAAGATTTGCTGTAACAGGACAGGATCATGGGCCAGAACTTGTAATGATAATTTCTCTTCTAGGTAAACAAAAGATATTATACAGGATTGATAAAGCGATGAAATTAATATCGCAAATGTGA
- a CDS encoding PIN/TRAM domain-containing protein yields the protein MLYKIVRGIISLVGLGLGFEAVYLSVAVLNLQKLMNLTLTSITSVIIYAVGALIGGIIFFILSPKLIKWGKDFETWLEMALQKSPIYDILIGAFGLIVGLILANLISAPIYQIPIVGKVIPIIISVFFGYLGISISLKKKDEFMNLFTMVKKMGQQKSQKVEINEIPKILDTSVIIDGRIFDICKTGFVEGPLIIPNFVLEELRHIADSSDSLKRNRGRRGLDVLNKIQKELDLKVQIIDKDVDASEVDTKLLRLAKMMNGKVITNDYNLNKVAEFQGVPVLNINELSNAVKPVVLPGEEMVVQVIKDGKESGQGIAYLDDGTMIVVDGGKKHIGDTLDVLVTSVLQTAAGRMIFAKPKQSDQEKAM from the coding sequence TTGCTTTATAAAATAGTAAGAGGGATTATTTCGTTAGTAGGCTTGGGACTTGGATTTGAAGCGGTTTATTTGTCTGTGGCAGTTTTAAACCTGCAAAAATTGATGAATTTAACATTAACAAGTATTACATCAGTTATCATATACGCAGTTGGTGCATTGATAGGTGGAATCATATTTTTCATTCTTTCTCCTAAACTTATTAAATGGGGAAAAGATTTTGAAACATGGCTTGAAATGGCACTTCAGAAATCACCTATATACGATATTTTAATAGGAGCTTTTGGGTTAATCGTTGGCTTAATTTTGGCAAATCTCATAAGTGCCCCAATTTATCAGATACCGATTGTTGGTAAAGTCATTCCTATAATTATTAGCGTGTTTTTTGGCTATCTTGGAATAAGCATATCATTGAAGAAAAAGGATGAATTTATGAATTTATTTACGATGGTAAAAAAGATGGGTCAGCAAAAATCGCAAAAGGTAGAAATAAATGAGATTCCTAAAATTCTTGATACAAGTGTTATAATTGATGGTAGAATATTTGATATTTGTAAGACAGGATTTGTAGAAGGGCCACTTATAATTCCCAATTTTGTTCTTGAGGAATTAAGGCACATAGCAGATTCATCTGATTCTTTAAAGAGAAACAGAGGAAGGAGAGGGCTTGATGTCTTAAACAAAATACAAAAAGAACTTGATTTGAAGGTCCAGATTATAGATAAAGATGTTGATGCATCTGAAGTGGATACCAAGCTTTTGAGGCTTGCCAAGATGATGAATGGAAAAGTTATAACAAATGACTATAACCTAAATAAAGTGGCTGAGTTTCAAGGTGTGCCAGTGCTTAATATAAATGAGCTGTCAAATGCCGTTAAACCTGTGGTACTGCCAGGAGAAGAGATGGTTGTACAGGTAATAAAAGATGGAAAAGAGTCAGGGCAAGGGATAGCATACCTTGACGACGGCACAATGATAGTGGTTGATGGAGGTAAAAAGCACATAGGTGATACTTTAGATGTATTGGTTACGAGTGTGTTGCAGACTGCTGCTGGGAGAATGATATTTGCAAAACCAAAGCAATCAGATCAGGAAAAAGCTATGTAG
- the ispD gene encoding 2-C-methyl-D-erythritol 4-phosphate cytidylyltransferase, whose amino-acid sequence MFISAIIVAAGKGKRMGSKLNKVFLNLNGKPVLYYAIKAFENADEIDEIVLVVSESDLGFCKNEIVDKYKFKKVKNIVVGGSERQESVFMGLKSVDNRCNIVLIHDGARPFIDRVTLQKGIKEAKSHCAVGIAVPVKDTIKVVDNDKFVIDTPDRNRLMAIQTPQIFDYKLIYKAHLKAIEDGFLGTDDTVLVERLGYKVKLVEGSYRNIKITTPEDLIISEAFLKTI is encoded by the coding sequence ATGTTTATTAGTGCGATAATAGTTGCTGCTGGTAAAGGCAAAAGAATGGGTTCAAAATTAAATAAAGTTTTTTTAAATTTGAATGGAAAACCGGTTCTCTATTATGCTATAAAGGCTTTTGAAAATGCTGATGAAATTGATGAGATTGTTTTAGTTGTGTCTGAATCGGATTTGGGATTTTGCAAAAATGAAATAGTTGATAAATATAAATTTAAAAAAGTTAAGAATATAGTTGTTGGAGGGTCTGAGAGACAAGAATCTGTCTTCATGGGGCTAAAATCGGTAGATAATCGATGCAATATAGTGTTGATACATGATGGTGCAAGGCCCTTTATTGATAGGGTGACATTGCAAAAAGGCATAAAAGAAGCTAAAAGTCATTGTGCTGTAGGCATTGCAGTTCCTGTAAAAGACACAATTAAAGTTGTTGATAATGATAAATTTGTCATTGATACGCCTGACAGAAACCGCCTTATGGCAATCCAGACACCTCAGATTTTTGACTATAAACTTATATACAAAGCACATTTAAAGGCAATAGAAGATGGATTTTTAGGTACTGATGATACCGTCCTTGTTGAAAGGCTTGGATACAAAGTCAAGCTTGTGGAAGGGAGTTACAGGAATATCAAGATAACTACACCAGAAGATCTAATAATATCAGAGGCTTTCTTGAAGACCATATAA
- a CDS encoding triacylglycerol lipase, whose translation MRRPLVFVHGIFGSIYVPTLVGKAWGFGPAGYIYDSFIDNLKTLGYTEGKNLFICYYEWWKDIPECVNTLMSKINEAKIKNNCGKVDVVCHSMGGLLLRSYVQGDFYRGDVNKIIFLSTPHYGAANAYYAWEGGAVPPDNDEDFLNILLRGFIWAIGKIKGEKDELMIIRKYIPSIKCLLPTHEYGNYVFKYPIKNNKILFKNILYMKEQNDFLNKLNYSIDKLYERANEIYVFSGNGIYTNKFIQVTESDDDIVWPDGRAVGVVRDDKGDGTVLIKSALGVNGNQHVLDAGHGGMLNASIPDLKEIFGVEEAPKVSLLEKITSFVNILTDSKVIVLDRGQKLKKYNIFGKVNWYMSFNEEGEYHFSSPDFSIRSIMIHTNKGFTVKTLKPSGRYRNSRIDLFVDKNGNFDIKR comes from the coding sequence ATGAGAAGGCCTCTTGTGTTTGTTCACGGAATTTTTGGTTCAATATACGTTCCCACACTTGTTGGGAAAGCATGGGGATTTGGACCTGCAGGTTATATATATGATTCGTTTATTGATAACCTTAAAACGTTGGGATACACAGAAGGGAAAAACCTATTTATATGTTATTATGAGTGGTGGAAAGATATACCTGAATGTGTAAATACGCTTATGTCTAAGATTAATGAGGCAAAAATAAAAAACAACTGTGGTAAGGTTGATGTTGTATGCCACAGCATGGGTGGTTTATTATTGCGAAGCTATGTTCAAGGAGATTTTTACAGAGGTGATGTAAATAAAATCATATTTTTGTCAACGCCTCATTATGGTGCTGCTAATGCATATTATGCATGGGAAGGTGGAGCAGTTCCACCTGATAATGACGAAGATTTTTTAAATATACTTTTAAGAGGTTTTATATGGGCAATAGGTAAAATAAAAGGTGAAAAAGACGAGCTTATGATAATTAGAAAATACATTCCATCCATAAAATGCCTCTTACCAACTCATGAGTATGGAAACTATGTTTTTAAATATCCAATTAAAAACAATAAAATATTATTTAAAAATATACTTTATATGAAGGAGCAGAATGATTTTTTAAATAAATTAAATTATTCTATTGACAAATTGTATGAAAGAGCGAATGAGATATATGTATTTTCAGGTAATGGAATATACACAAATAAATTTATTCAAGTGACAGAAAGCGATGACGATATTGTATGGCCGGATGGGCGGGCTGTAGGCGTTGTAAGAGATGACAAAGGAGATGGAACTGTATTAATTAAAAGTGCTTTGGGTGTAAATGGAAACCAGCATGTTCTGGATGCAGGACATGGAGGCATGTTAAATGCGTCAATACCGGATCTTAAAGAAATATTTGGCGTAGAAGAGGCACCTAAAGTTAGCCTGCTTGAAAAAATAACATCTTTTGTAAACATTTTGACTGATAGCAAAGTGATTGTATTGGACAGAGGTCAGAAGTTAAAAAAATATAACATTTTTGGAAAGGTGAATTGGTATATGTCTTTTAACGAAGAAGGAGAATATCATTTTTCATCGCCAGACTTTTCAATAAGGTCAATAATGATTCACACAAATAAAGGATTTACTGTTAAAACACTTAAGCCTTCTGGCAGGTATAGAAATAGTAGAATAGATCTTTTTGTTGATAAAAATGGCAATTTTGATATTAAAAGATAA
- the radA gene encoding DNA repair protein RadA, producing the protein MKKEKTKFVCQQCGFESAKWMGRCPNCDEWNSFVEEVEKEDDKKSQQGLLTSKVELLKDVEAKDEDRIKTGIGEFDRVLGGGIVQGSLVLIGGEPGIGKSTMLLQVSDIMSNFTKVLYVSGEESSRQIKLRADRIIGGKQDIYFLAETNINNVEKHIEKISPGFMIIDSIQTMYAEESTTIPGSVSQVRQVTQHLMRLAKQNGITTFIIGHVTKEGSIAGPRVLEHMVDTVLYFEGDRTQSFRILRAYKNRFGSTNEIGVFEMVSQGLKEVKNPSEVLLSNRDLNAPGLAVISSMEGTRPILLEVQSLICHTNFGLPRRMSTGIDYNKFVLLLAVVEKKCGINLSQSDVYLNIAGGLKVQEPAADLGIVSAVMSGYLNVPISNDVCFSGEVGLTGEVRAVSNLERRISEAKKMGFKTIFVPYMKMEKTEGINVIRIKNIIELMDIFKN; encoded by the coding sequence GTGAAGAAGGAAAAGACTAAGTTTGTATGTCAGCAATGTGGATTTGAAAGTGCAAAATGGATGGGCAGATGCCCTAACTGCGATGAATGGAATTCGTTTGTAGAAGAGGTTGAAAAAGAAGATGATAAAAAGTCGCAGCAGGGGTTATTAACATCAAAAGTGGAGCTTTTGAAAGATGTAGAAGCAAAAGATGAAGACCGCATAAAGACAGGTATTGGCGAATTTGACAGGGTGCTGGGTGGCGGTATAGTGCAGGGTTCATTAGTCTTAATAGGTGGTGAACCTGGGATTGGTAAGTCCACAATGCTTTTACAGGTTTCGGATATTATGTCTAACTTCACAAAAGTTCTTTATGTGTCTGGTGAGGAATCATCAAGGCAGATAAAGCTAAGAGCTGACAGAATTATAGGAGGAAAACAGGATATATATTTTTTGGCTGAGACAAACATAAATAATGTTGAAAAGCATATAGAGAAAATATCACCAGGTTTTATGATAATTGATTCTATACAAACTATGTATGCGGAAGAAAGCACAACTATACCAGGAAGCGTATCACAGGTAAGGCAAGTTACTCAGCATCTTATGAGGCTTGCAAAGCAAAATGGAATAACTACATTTATAATCGGACATGTTACAAAAGAAGGTTCAATAGCAGGTCCAAGGGTATTAGAGCATATGGTAGATACTGTATTGTACTTTGAAGGTGATAGAACACAATCATTTAGAATATTGAGAGCATATAAGAATAGATTTGGCTCTACAAATGAAATAGGTGTATTCGAAATGGTGTCTCAAGGCCTTAAAGAAGTAAAAAACCCATCTGAGGTGCTTCTTTCTAACAGAGATTTAAATGCGCCAGGTTTAGCTGTGATAAGCTCAATGGAAGGCACAAGGCCGATTCTTTTAGAAGTTCAATCGCTTATATGCCACACCAATTTCGGATTGCCCAGAAGGATGTCTACAGGAATAGATTACAACAAGTTTGTTCTTCTTTTGGCTGTTGTAGAAAAAAAGTGTGGAATAAATCTTTCACAATCAGATGTATATTTAAATATTGCAGGAGGATTAAAGGTTCAGGAACCTGCAGCAGATTTAGGAATCGTATCAGCAGTAATGTCAGGCTATTTAAATGTGCCAATATCTAACGATGTCTGCTTTTCCGGTGAAGTAGGTTTAACAGGTGAGGTTAGAGCAGTAAGCAATTTAGAAAGAAGAATCAGTGAAGCCAAAAAGATGGGTTTCAAAACAATATTCGTTCCATACATGAAAATGGAGAAAACTGAAGGGATAAATGTAATAAGAATTAAAAACATTATTGAATTAATGGACATCTTTAAAAATTAA
- a CDS encoding DUF1573 domain-containing protein — protein sequence MKDIIVDDLQNTVEEFLIRHKSILDILTKIQESSSRVNRAVAKSVTECGCLKINAQKQEIPGDATIEDAHKYIKTHIDGELCDNCREVLETEIGNNIFYIIALCNTLGLNFYDILLKKDKELNTLGVFNML from the coding sequence ATGAAGGATATAATAGTTGATGATCTACAAAACACAGTAGAAGAGTTCCTAATTCGTCACAAGAGCATTCTCGATATTTTAACAAAGATTCAAGAAAGCAGCAGCAGAGTCAACAGGGCAGTGGCAAAATCAGTGACAGAGTGCGGATGTTTAAAAATCAATGCTCAAAAGCAAGAAATACCTGGAGATGCAACTATCGAAGATGCACATAAGTACATTAAAACACATATTGATGGAGAACTGTGTGATAACTGTAGAGAAGTCTTAGAAACAGAAATCGGTAACAACATATTCTATATAATCGCGCTTTGTAACACACTCGGTTTGAATTTCTACGATATTCTGCTTAAAAAAGATAAAGAGTTAAATACGCTAGGCGTTTTTAATATGCTGTGA
- a CDS encoding proline--tRNA ligase: MRLSQLLIPTLREVPAEAEIPSHILMLKAAMMRKLASGVYIYLPLGKRVLKKIEEIVREEMDRAGAQEVLMSAIIPAELLKESGRWDVFGPEMFKLKDRNDREFCLGPTHEEVFTDLVRNEVKSYRQLPLTIYQIQTKYRDERRPRFGVMRSREFIMKDAYSFDVDWDGLDVSFDKMYDAYCRIFDRCGLKYTVVEADSGAMGGKDSKEFMVTSSVGEAVIAYCDSCGYAANEEKAECIVEHESDEEMKPLEKIHTPDVRTIDELVSYLDVKANKFVKTLIYEYKDKIAAVLVRGDREVNTVKLANLLKVNENDIDLADEETVRSVTDANVGFAGPIGLKGDVILIADVEVPMMKNIIVGANETDYHLKNTNYGRDFKADIVADIRKVVDGDKCPRCGNPLKLERGIEVGHIFKLGTKYSDALGANYIDENGNEKPMIMGCYGIGLNRIAAAAIEQNHDDKGIIWPMSIAPYHVIVVPVNVSNEAQKNLAEKIYDELNKVGIETLIDDRDLRAGVKFNDADLLGIPIRITVGKKASDNIVELKLRRDENSIELNYDEVVNKVKELIINSI; this comes from the coding sequence ATGAGACTATCACAATTACTTATACCAACATTAAGAGAAGTTCCGGCAGAAGCGGAGATACCAAGTCATATACTTATGTTAAAAGCTGCTATGATGAGAAAGCTTGCATCAGGCGTATATATCTATCTTCCTCTTGGGAAAAGAGTACTTAAGAAGATTGAAGAAATAGTAAGGGAAGAAATGGATAGAGCAGGTGCACAGGAAGTGCTTATGTCTGCTATCATACCTGCGGAACTTTTAAAAGAATCTGGAAGATGGGACGTATTTGGACCTGAAATGTTTAAACTAAAAGACAGAAATGATAGAGAATTTTGCTTGGGGCCAACACATGAAGAGGTATTTACGGATCTTGTGAGAAATGAAGTGAAGTCATATAGACAGCTTCCGCTGACTATATATCAGATACAGACGAAGTACAGGGATGAGAGGCGGCCTAGGTTTGGAGTCATGAGATCCCGCGAGTTTATAATGAAGGATGCGTACAGTTTTGATGTGGATTGGGATGGACTTGATGTCTCTTTTGACAAGATGTACGATGCTTACTGCAGAATATTTGATAGATGTGGATTGAAGTACACAGTTGTTGAAGCAGACTCAGGTGCGATGGGAGGAAAAGACTCGAAAGAGTTTATGGTCACTTCAAGTGTAGGGGAAGCTGTAATAGCGTACTGCGATAGCTGCGGATATGCCGCGAATGAGGAAAAGGCTGAATGCATTGTAGAGCATGAAAGCGATGAGGAAATGAAGCCATTGGAAAAGATTCATACACCAGATGTAAGGACAATTGATGAACTCGTATCATATTTAGATGTAAAAGCAAATAAATTTGTTAAAACATTGATATATGAGTATAAAGATAAAATTGCAGCGGTACTTGTAAGAGGAGATAGAGAAGTAAATACTGTGAAATTAGCAAATTTGCTTAAAGTAAATGAAAATGATATAGATTTGGCAGATGAAGAAACCGTAAGAAGTGTAACAGATGCAAATGTAGGATTTGCAGGTCCTATTGGGCTTAAAGGAGATGTCATCTTGATAGCTGATGTGGAAGTACCTATGATGAAAAACATCATCGTAGGTGCAAATGAAACAGATTACCATCTGAAAAATACCAATTACGGAAGAGACTTTAAGGCAGATATAGTAGCAGATATCAGAAAGGTTGTAGATGGTGATAAATGTCCTAGATGCGGGAATCCTTTAAAACTTGAGAGGGGTATTGAAGTAGGACACATATTTAAGCTAGGGACAAAATACTCAGATGCACTTGGTGCAAATTACATTGATGAGAATGGAAATGAAAAGCCTATGATAATGGGCTGTTATGGCATTGGGTTAAATAGGATTGCTGCTGCTGCAATAGAACAAAATCACGATGATAAAGGTATTATTTGGCCTATGTCTATAGCACCGTATCATGTCATTGTTGTGCCAGTCAATGTTTCCAATGAGGCACAAAAAAATCTGGCAGAAAAAATATACGACGAATTAAATAAGGTCGGCATTGAGACACTGATAGATGATAGGGATTTAAGGGCAGGAGTTAAGTTTAATGATGCTGATTTATTGGGAATACCTATAAGGATAACAGTAGGTAAAAAAGCTTCGGATAACATTGTTGAGTTAAAACTTAGAAGAGATGAAAATTCAATTGAATTAAATTATGATGAAGTGGTAAATAAGGTTAAAGAATTGATTATTAATAGTATATAG
- the ispF gene encoding 2-C-methyl-D-erythritol 2,4-cyclodiphosphate synthase has translation MRVGIGYDVHKLEAGRKLILGGVQIPYVKGLLGHSDADVLIHAVIDGILGAAGLGDIGTHFPDSEWIYKDIDSTVLLKKTMDLIKGKFAINNIDCIVVAQEPKISPYKDAIGRNLSKVLNIGIDRVNIKAKTEEGLGFTGRKEGISAYAIVSLIEKCIDS, from the coding sequence ATGAGGGTTGGAATTGGATACGATGTGCACAAACTGGAGGCAGGAAGGAAATTAATATTAGGTGGTGTTCAAATTCCATATGTGAAAGGGCTACTGGGTCATTCTGATGCGGATGTGCTAATACATGCGGTGATTGACGGAATACTTGGTGCTGCAGGACTTGGAGATATAGGAACGCATTTTCCTGATTCAGAGTGGATTTATAAGGATATAGATAGTACTGTTCTTCTTAAAAAGACTATGGACTTGATTAAAGGCAAATTTGCTATAAATAATATAGATTGCATTGTTGTAGCTCAAGAGCCGAAAATATCTCCATATAAAGATGCCATAGGGAGAAACTTGTCGAAAGTGTTAAATATAGGAATTGACAGAGTTAACATTAAAGCCAAGACTGAAGAAGGGCTTGGATTTACAGGAAGAAAAGAAGGAATATCGGCTTATGCAATTGTAAGCCTTATTGAAAAATGTATTGACAGTTAA